A genomic region of Nymphaea colorata isolate Beijing-Zhang1983 chromosome 2, ASM883128v2, whole genome shotgun sequence contains the following coding sequences:
- the LOC116247956 gene encoding pentatricopeptide repeat-containing protein At2g02980, chloroplastic-like, whose translation MVDTITATSFAVHLVYPPLHLSKESPTLVSPSSSRWPHVRPLPISLVQECKNLNHIKQVHTRIIKENHAHTDVLLVKLVEHLVNLSYVHYAREVFDRIPEPTPFLFNTIIRGYASSDAGQEGMRLFLQMQERGVLPDNFTYPFLLKSCGGIFEGREVHAHIFKYENLASDVFAQTSLVSFYANNGDLEAARIVFDKMPNRNTVSWTAMITGYVQQQRFNEGLALFHEMLVSGIEPNEFTLVNVLSACAHLGGLELGRWVHEYIGRNEICINQAIGTALIDMYMKCGCIQEAADVFKDMSDRSVFTWNSMIGGLAMHGHGDEALDLFWKMQECDVIPDNVTFVGVLSACNHAGLVEKGKELFHSMNHKYGVVPNIKHYGCLVDLLGRAGHVDEAYEIAKGIPLAPSGILWGSLLNACYIHKRVSLAEGVMEKLMELDPYNGGNYVLMSNIYAAAGMWEDAAKVRKFMKDRGIQKTPGCSSIEVDNMVHDFMVGDGTHPRSKDIYLMLDEVAARLKAEGYVPKTSLVVHDIDDEGKMNALCHHSEKLAIAFGLISTGPNTPIRVVKNLRACDDCHLATKLISKIYNREIIVRDRNRFHHFKDGVCSCGDYW comes from the coding sequence ATGGTGGACACCATTACTGCGACAAGTTTTGCTGTCCATCTAGTTTATCCGCCTCTCCATCTGTCGAAAGAGTCCCCAACTTtggtttctccttcttcttctagatggccTCATGTTCGACCTTTACCCATTTCTCTAGTTCAAGAATGCAAGAATTTGAACCACATCAAGCAAGTCCATACCAGAATCATAAAAGAAAACCATGCTCACACCGATGTTCTTCTTGTTAAGCTCGTCGAGCATTTGGTCAATTTGTCTTATGTACACTATGCCCGAGAAGTGTTCGACAGAATCCCCGAACCAACACCTTTCCTGTTCAACACTATCATTAGAGGGTACGCGTCCAGCGACGCTGGCCAAGAAGGGATGCGCCTCTTTCTTCAGATGCAGGAGAGAGGTGTCTTGCCTGATAATTTTACGTATCCTTTCCTTCTCAAGTCATGCGGTGGCATCTTTGAGGGCAGAGAAGTTCACGCCCacattttcaaatatgaaaatctaGCATCTGACGTATTTGCGCAGACATCACTCGTCAGTTTCTATGCGAataatggagatctcgaagctGCACGCATAGTGTTCGATAAGATGCCAAATAGAAACACGGTCTCGTGGACGGCGATGATTACCGGGTATGTGCAGCAGCAGCGGTTCAATGAGGGACTGGCTTTGTTCCATGAGATGTTGGTTTCAGGGATCGAGCCAAATGAGTTCACTCTTGTCAATGTGCTATCTGCTTGTGCACATTTGGGGGGCTTAGAACTGGGCAGATGGGTTCACGAGTACATTGGTCGAAATGAGATATGCATCAACCAGGCAATTGGCACAGCCCTTATAGATATGTACATGAAATGTGGGTGCATTCAAGAAGCTGCAGATGTGTTCAAAGACATGTCTGACAGGAGCGTTTTCACATGGAATTCCATGATTGGGGGGCTGGCTATGCATGGCCATGGAGACGAGGCTCTGGATCTCTTCTGGAAAATGCAAGAGTGTGATGTAATTCCTGACAATGTCACATTTGTTGGAGTATTATCTGCCTGCAATCATGCTGGTTTAGTGGAGAAGGGCAAAGAGTTATTTCATAGTATGAATCATAAGTACGGTGTCGTGCCTAACATCAAACACTACGGATGTTTGGTGGACCTTCTCGGGAGGGCAGGTCATGTGGATGAGGCTTATGAGATTGCTAAAGGCATACCCCTCGCGCCCAGTGGAATCTTGTGGGGAAGCCTTCTCAATGCTTGTTATATCCACAAAAGGGTGTCGCTGGCGGAGGGTGTAATGGAAAAGCTCATGGAATTGGACCCTTATAATGGTGGGAATTACGTGCTTATGTCAAATATATATGCAGCTGCAGGAATGTGGGAGGACGCTGCAAAGGTGCGGAAGTTCATGAAAGATAGAGGTATTCAGAAGACACCTGGTTGTAGTTCAATTGAGGTGGACAACATGGTGCATGATTTCATGGTTGGAGATGGCACTCATCCTAGATCAAAGGATATCTACTTGATGCTAGATGAAGTTGCTGCGAGACTAAAGGCTGAGGGTTATGTGCCAAAGACTAGTCTGGTAGTGCATGATATCGACGACGAGGGTAAAATGAATGCTTTGTGCCATCACAGCGAGAAGTTGGCTATCGCCTTTGGGCTTATAAGCACAGGTCCTAACACTCCGATAAGAGTAGTGAAGAATCTTCGAGCTTGTGATGATTGCCATCTTGCAACCAAATTGATATCTAAGATTTACAATAGAGAGATAATTGTGAGGGATCGAAACCGTTTCCACCATTTTAAGGATGGAGTCTGCTCTTGTGGCGATTACTGGTGA
- the LOC116247955 gene encoding pentatricopeptide repeat-containing protein At3g62890-like, which produces MMACLVPPPPAIADGFSPSPLKLVQQNRLVSAFQSPKSLSELRALHGRMITTGLRRNDLVLGKFIICCSSSNCMEYARKVFDEMSSPSVFFWNAMIKGYQQNGDHMEVLRLYFQMRSCGFDSDAFTFPVVLRSCSPLKRIREGKGIHGLVLKTGYATNVIVQTALMDLYSLSGCVASARQVFDEMRERDVICWNTMIAGYSRCGDFANAEELFHKMPEKDESSWNTLIDMYCKAGDVEAARRLFDEMPKKDIISWNAMISGYVHIGDMEVARLLFDEMPRRSVVSWNVVITCCVHHRRFTDALDLFRKMQRSDVRPNEVTMVAVLPACAHLGAMDLGQWIHAYIDKNRIRMDVYVTTALIDMYGKCGNVEEARRVFEMAKEKDAFSYSTMIEVLALNGKAEEAFQIFSYMQSHGLKPNGVTFVGLLTACSHAGLVEKGRMYFNMMKSEYNLEPKSEHFGCMVDLLGRAGYLDEAFELIKSMPMEPHVVVWGALLNACRIHGNVKLAETVGFRLIELNPTNCGNYVLLANIYAKANRWDDSVRVRKMMKDRGVVKKPGCSSIEVNNSVHEFIAGDNSHTHCARIYRTLQEVTERLKREGYVPEVSSALHDVDTNEKMQALSYHSEKLAVAFGLLSTTPGTPIRIVKNLRVCEDCHVMMKMISQHYDRNIILRDCNRYHHFNNGSCSCSDYW; this is translated from the coding sequence ATGATGGCTTGCTTGGTGCCACCGCCACCTGCCATTGCTGAtggcttctctccctctcccctgaAACTTGTGCAACAGAATAGATTGGTATCTGCGTTCCAATCTCCAAAGTCTCTGAGCGAGCTCAGAGCGTTACACGGTCGGATGATAACCACTGGGCTGCGCCGAAACGATCTGGTGCTTGGGAAGTTTATCATCTGCTGCTCGTCTTCGAATTGCATGGAGTACGCGCGGAAAGTATTTGACGAAATGTCCAGTCCAAGTGTCTTCTTTTGGAATGCCATGATCAAGGGGTACCAACAGAATGGGGATCATATGGAGGTTCTTCGCTTGTATTTTCAGATGAGGAGTTGTGGGTTTGATTCTGACGCCTTCACTTTTCCGGTCGTCCTCCGATCGTGTTCCCCTTTGAAGAGAATTCGCGAGGGCAAGGGAATACACGGATTGGTCTTGAAGACTGGGTACGCGACGAATGTTATCGTGCAGACTGCCCTGATGGATCTCTATTCGCTGTCTGGGTGCGTAGCTTCCGCCCGTcaagtgtttgatgaaatgcgGGAACGAGATGTGATCTGTTGGAACACAATGATAGCAGGGTATAGCAGATGCGGAGACTTTGCAAATGCTGAGGAACTTTTCCATAAAATGCCTGAGAAGGATGAGTCATCGTGGAACACTCTCATAGATATGTACTGCAAAGCAGGTGATGTGGAGGCTGCTCGTAGATTGTTCGATGAAATGCCCAAGAAGGACATTATCTCTTGGAATGCCATGATATCTGGGTATGTGCACATTGGAGACATGGAAGTAGCACGCCTTctttttgatgaaatgcctaGGAGAAGTGTCGTCTCATGGAATGTGGTGATCACTTGTTGTGTACATCACCGACGTTTTACTGACGCTTTGGATCTCTTCCGCAAGATGCAGAGATCGGATGTTAGGCCGAATGAGGTCACTATGGTGGCGGTGCTTCCAGCTTGTGCTCATCTGGGAGCAATGGATCTAGGACAATGGATTCATGCTTATATTGACAAGAACCGGATTCGGATGGATGTGTATGTGACAACAGCACTTATAGACATGTATGGCAAGTGCGGGAATGTGGAGGAGGCACGCCGGGTTTTTGAGATGGCTAAGGAGAAGGATGCATTCTCTTACAGTACCATGATCGAGGTCTTGGCATTGAACGGAAAGGCCGAGGAGGCCTTTCAGATATTTTCATATATGCAGAGTCATGGATTAAAGCCGAATGGTGTCACTTTTGTTGGGCTCCTTACCGCCTGCAGCCATGCAGGACTGGTGGAGAAGGGCCGCATGTATTTCAACATGATGAAGAGTGAGTATAATTTGGAGCCTAAGTCTGAACACTTTGGTTGTATGGTAGACCTTCTCGGCCGTGCTGGTTATCTTGACGAGGCTTTTGAGCTTATCAAAAGTATGCCAATGGAACCTCATGTTGTTGTATGGGGAGCTCTACTTAATGCGTGCAGAATTCATGGGAATGTCAAGCTTGCAGAAACGGTTGGCTTTCGTCTTATAGAATTGAACCCTACCAACTGTGGGAATTATGTCCTGTTAGCCAATATTTATGCAAAAGCCAACAGGTGGGATGATTCTGTTAGGGTGAGAAAGATGATGAAGGATAGAGGTGTCGTCAAGAAGCCTGGATGCAGTTCAATTGAGGTGAACAATAGTGTCCATGAGTTCATTGCTGGGGATAACTCACATACACATTGTGCAAGAATATATAGAACGCTACAAGAAGTAACCGAGAGACTAAAGAGGGAAGGATATGTGCCTGAGGTTTCTTCTGCGCTACATGATGTGGACACGAACGAGAAAATGCAAGCCCTTTCTTATCACAGTGAAAAACTAGCTGTCGCCTTTGGACTCCTCAGTACTACTCCTGGTACTCCAATTCGGATAGTGAAAAATCTCCGTGTTTGTGAAGACTGTCATGTCATGATGAAGATGATATCCCAACACTATGATAGGAATATAATTCTTAGGGACTGCAACAGATATCACCATTTTAATAATGGTTCTTGTTCGTGCTCAGATTATTGGTAA
- the LOC116248011 gene encoding uncharacterized protein LOC116248011, translated as MESTHFRKPWRSPAVSPYYSPAARSVPVRSATTMSPKVVSIPVHFVANESQRLAAAVMIQSAFKGYVVRKNVRKIARASAEADRLGQAISEREMRNLLRDDPKERLRMNESLMSLLLQLDSVRGVDPGVRDLRKAATRRVIALQEAVDLIPSRETEAEEVRDADGDGSSGGCTCEDGADETLNVPEHVDACGAGGTMEEACPVPVRDDVGLNLAEGNLAEANLVEASPRREGLQQCCNDLMEEEILENDGKERPGKRTFTENEESSPQGVEKTVEPVHNAESIEVPKCVHAEEDGETKEAMEIQVIESTVKPRGDLASQGDQITGVERAIELVMAENKRLRSLVAELCERNIVQSRLMSSLAERVDQLEKTARQQELKKKKKKKQKLAVNLARTRTP; from the coding sequence ATGGAGAGCACGCATTTCAGGAAGCCCTGGAGGAGCCCGGCTGTGTCCCCGTACTACAGCCCCGCGGCAAGGAGCGTACCGGTCAGGTCCGCGACAACCATGTCGCCAAAGGTCGTCTCCATTCCCGTCCACTTCGTCGCCAACGAGAGTCAGAGGTTGGCCGCGGCCGTGATGATTCAGAGCGCGTTCAAGGGCTACGTGGTGCGGAAGAACGTCCGGAAGATCGCTCGAGCCTCGGCGGAAGCAGACCGGTTGGGGCAGGCGATATCGGAAAGGGAGATGAGAAACCTCCTCCGCGATGATCCGAAAGAGAGGTTGAGGATGAACGAGTCACTCATGTCTCTGCTTTTACAGCTCGACTCGGTTCGCGGGGTCGATCCCGGTGTGAGGGACCTCCGGAAGGCCGCGACCCGGAGGGTGATCGCCTTGCAGGAGGCGGTGGACCTAATACCTTCGCGGGAGACGGAGGCTGAGGAGGTACGGGACGCGGACGGAGATGGATCAAGCGGAGGTTGTACCTGTGAAGACGGCGCCGATGAAACCCTAAACGTGCCGGAGCACGTAGATGCATGCGGTGCCGGAGGCACGATGGAGGAGGCTTGCCCAGTTCCAGTTCGCGACGATGTTGGCCTCAATCTTGCGGAGGGAAACCTAGCTGAAGCAAATCTCGTCGAGGCATCTCCACGTCGGGAAGGTCTTCAACAATGCTGCAACGATctcatggaagaagaaatccTAGAAAACGATGGAAAAGAGAGGCCCGGGAAGAGAACTTTCACAGAGAACGAGGAATCGTCACCGCAAGGCGTGGAGAAAACTGTAGAACCCGTGCACAATGCGGAAAGCATTGAAGTCCCCAAATGTGTTCACGCAGAGGAGGACGGGGAGACGAAGGAAGCAATGGAGATCCAAGTCATCGAGAGCACAGTGAAGCCCAGAGGAGACCTGGCTTCTCAGGGAGACCAGATAACGGGTGTCGAGAGGGCGATCGAGTTGGTGATGGCGGAGAACAAGAGGCTAAGGAGCCTCGTCGCCGAGCTGTGCGAGAGGAATATAGTGCAGAGCCGGCTGATGAGCTCGCTGGCGGAGCGTGTGGATCAGCTGGAGAAGACCGCGAGACAACAGgaactgaagaagaaaaagaagaagaagcagaagctAGCGGTCAACCTCGCCAGGACACGGACGCCATAA